A region of the Leptospira ellinghausenii genome:
TTGAGTAATTCGTGAAACGGTAGATAGTCAGGCATCATTTCCAGGTAAAATTCAGGTGAAAAAAAATGGTTTGTGCCTGCGACTATATAAAACAAAGCGAGGGAATACACGAAAAACTTTTTCATCACCGAACTAAATCACAGATTGGAAAAATTGATACAAATTTTAGAAGGATTAGGCAACAATTTGACCCTCTTTTGATTTGAAGTGGCCCAATTTTTCTTCCAAACGTTTTCTGCTTTTGATGGTAATTCGGTTGGGTTCGATCACAAGATTTGTATCTGCTTTGAATTCATCGATACTTTCCTGTTTTAGTTTGATGATCCCACACATATTACACAACTCTTCCATCTGGATATATATCGTATGGGGAGTGGATAAACTTACATCTAAATTTCGACCGAGTCGAATGTCCTGGTCACGGATTGAATTGTACAAATACGCGTAAAGTCTGGTGACTGGAGTTTTCAAACGCAATATGACCAGTCTTTGGTGGGAAAACCAAATTCGACGTGCGATACTTTCAAAAATCTTTTGCAGTAACGACGGTCCTACTGACTCAAATAAATTCTCTGGAGTCACTCTTAGCATTTTGCTCTTGGTCTCGGTGATCGCAGATGCCATCCTCGGAGCATTGTCAATGAGGGACATTTCGCCAAAAATCTCACCTGGCCCGAGGACATCGATTACGTATTCAAATCCACGGACAATTCCAAATAGTTTTACATTCCCTTCTAACACAACGTAGATCTCGTTACTCTTTTCGCTTTCGACAAAAAGAACTTCGCCTGCTTCCAACGTGGACTGCATATTGTCCCAAGGAAATGGTTTATAGGAAGTTGCAACTGACTTAAATAAGTCGGACGCTTCCTGTACATTGTCTGTGGAATTGTTTTCTTTGGACCATTTGAGAAAGGCTTGTAGTGAATAAGCTGCCAGATTTGGTTTTTGCCAAGAAAGATAAGTCCGTGCATTTTGTACCAAACGTTCAGGATGGTATTCGCGATCCGCTGGTTTATTTGCTTTTGATAGATGTTTTTGAAGGGTTCTTAATTCTCTGGAATAAAGACCTAAAATCTTCATTGCAAGTTCTTTACGTTCTTTTAGGTAAGAACCAAGCAGGCGGATTGGAATTTGCACCAATTCTACATCTGTATCAGCAAACAATGTGACAAGGAACCTATGTTCAGTGAGTGCAGAAACCAAACCAAAACTATCCCCTGCTTCATAATAAGCTAGTTCATGGTCTACTACGATGTGTTCGGAATCAACCGAAACCCGGCCCGATTTAACGATGAAAAAATTCCCAGTA
Encoded here:
- a CDS encoding Crp/Fnr family transcriptional regulator, with protein sequence MSVEDIKIVTYSKGAAIVVQNSVNTGNFFIVKSGRVSVDSEHIVVDHELAYYEAGDSFGLVSALTEHRFLVTLFADTDVELVQIPIRLLGSYLKERKELAMKILGLYSRELRTLQKHLSKANKPADREYHPERLVQNARTYLSWQKPNLAAYSLQAFLKWSKENNSTDNVQEASDLFKSVATSYKPFPWDNMQSTLEAGEVLFVESEKSNEIYVVLEGNVKLFGIVRGFEYVIDVLGPGEIFGEMSLIDNAPRMASAITETKSKMLRVTPENLFESVGPSLLQKIFESIARRIWFSHQRLVILRLKTPVTRLYAYLYNSIRDQDIRLGRNLDVSLSTPHTIYIQMEELCNMCGIIKLKQESIDEFKADTNLVIEPNRITIKSRKRLEEKLGHFKSKEGQIVA